In a single window of the Streptomyces sp. NBC_00285 genome:
- a CDS encoding SGM_5486 family transporter-associated protein, producing the protein MPVLDPNPQNGQKKMLLVFGSFLAIFVVIAIIATIASP; encoded by the coding sequence ATGCCAGTGCTCGACCCGAACCCCCAGAACGGCCAGAAGAAGATGTTGCTGGTCTTCGGCTCGTTCCTCGCCATTTTCGTGGTCATCGCCATCATCGCGACGATCGCCTCGCCCTGA
- a CDS encoding CynX/NimT family MFS transporter — protein sequence MARDETRTVKSTTAHPSATARNSAPGRSSATAPEEGAAVPATRVWAVRLVVVGIVLSALNLRPAITSFGALLEEVRDGLGMSGSLAGLLTSVPPLCFAVFGVTAPRLARRFGAGAVVCAGMVAITAGLLIRPYTGSTVGFLAASALALMGIAVSNVLMPVIVKRWFPDRVGSMTGLYSMALALGTAAAAAVTVPVTEALGGNWQAGLAVWAALAAAAVLPWIPLVREREAPPSGQGPSGSEQAQGVSRHVHTRVDGAGPVRHVHARVEQSTLRITRSRTAWALAVFFGLQATAAYITMGWMAQIFRDAGVPAGTAGLLLAVTMVMGVPLAFVIPRVATRLPRQGPIVIVLGVCGLAGYAGLYLAPAAGAWAWAVLLGISNCAFPLALTMVGMRARTGAGVAQLSAFAQSTGYLISIPGPLLVGVLYQHSGGWGLPIGLMIGLMVPQMAVGVLAGRDRTVEDEAAR from the coding sequence ATGGCACGTGACGAAACCCGGACGGTGAAGTCCACGACCGCACACCCTTCCGCGACCGCTCGCAACTCCGCGCCAGGTCGCAGCTCCGCGACCGCGCCGGAGGAGGGGGCCGCGGTGCCCGCCACGCGCGTGTGGGCGGTGCGCCTGGTCGTCGTCGGCATCGTGCTGTCCGCGCTCAACCTGCGCCCCGCCATCACCAGCTTCGGCGCCCTCCTCGAAGAGGTGCGCGACGGCCTCGGCATGAGCGGCAGCCTCGCGGGCCTCCTCACCTCGGTGCCCCCGCTGTGCTTCGCCGTCTTCGGCGTCACGGCCCCCCGCCTGGCCCGCCGCTTCGGTGCCGGCGCGGTGGTGTGCGCGGGGATGGTCGCCATCACGGCGGGCCTGCTCATACGGCCCTACACCGGCTCCACGGTGGGCTTCCTGGCCGCCAGTGCCCTCGCGCTCATGGGGATCGCCGTCAGCAACGTCCTGATGCCGGTCATCGTCAAGCGGTGGTTCCCGGACCGGGTCGGCTCCATGACCGGCCTGTACTCGATGGCCCTCGCCCTCGGCACCGCGGCGGCGGCCGCCGTGACGGTGCCGGTGACCGAGGCACTGGGCGGGAACTGGCAGGCCGGGCTCGCCGTGTGGGCGGCTCTGGCGGCGGCGGCCGTACTGCCGTGGATTCCGCTCGTACGGGAACGGGAGGCGCCGCCGTCCGGACAGGGGCCCTCGGGCAGCGAGCAGGCACAAGGCGTGTCCCGGCACGTACACACACGCGTGGACGGCGCGGGACCGGTCCGGCACGTCCACGCGCGTGTGGAGCAGTCCACCCTGCGGATCACCCGGAGCCGTACCGCCTGGGCGCTCGCCGTCTTCTTCGGGCTCCAGGCCACCGCCGCCTACATCACCATGGGCTGGATGGCGCAGATCTTCCGGGACGCGGGCGTGCCCGCGGGTACCGCGGGACTGCTGCTGGCCGTCACGATGGTGATGGGGGTCCCGCTGGCCTTCGTCATCCCGCGCGTGGCCACCAGGCTGCCGCGCCAGGGCCCGATCGTGATCGTGCTCGGCGTCTGCGGTCTCGCCGGATACGCGGGTCTGTATCTCGCCCCGGCCGCCGGCGCCTGGGCCTGGGCCGTGCTGCTCGGCATCTCCAACTGTGCCTTCCCCCTGGCCCTCACCATGGTCGGGATGCGGGCCCGAACCGGCGCGGGCGTCGCCCAGCTGTCCGCCTTCGCGCAGAGCACCGGCTATCTGATCTCCATCCCCGGGCCGCTCCTGGTCGGCGTGCTCTACCAGCACAGCGGGGGCTGGGGACTGCCGATCGGGCTCATGATCGGCCTGATGGTCCCGCAGATGGCGGTCGGGGTGCTCGCGGGCCGCGACCGCACGGTGGAGGACGAGGCGGCCCGCTGA
- a CDS encoding FadR/GntR family transcriptional regulator — translation MPLSHPRRSALSEQVIAALRNQITSGEWPVGSRIPTEPELVGELGVARNTVREAVRALAHNGLLDIRQGSGTYVVATSELAGVMHRRFADAEPRHVAELRSTLESSAARLAAERRTEKDLKQLDALLVRREEAWESGDTEAFVTADATFHLAVVAASHNDVMTEMYADLGEVLRDWLREDIGEELTPETYMDHTRLVDAIRAGDPASAAEEAAGYPLVCRPGRFSAPSSGG, via the coding sequence ATGCCCCTGAGCCATCCCCGCCGCTCGGCACTGTCCGAGCAGGTCATCGCCGCGCTGCGCAACCAGATCACCTCGGGCGAGTGGCCGGTCGGCTCCCGGATCCCGACGGAGCCCGAACTGGTCGGGGAACTGGGGGTCGCGCGCAACACCGTCCGTGAGGCGGTCCGCGCGCTCGCGCACAACGGCCTGCTGGACATCCGCCAGGGCTCGGGGACGTATGTCGTGGCGACCAGCGAGCTGGCGGGCGTGATGCACCGCAGGTTCGCCGACGCGGAACCGCGGCACGTCGCCGAACTGCGTTCCACGCTGGAGTCGTCGGCGGCGCGACTGGCCGCCGAGCGGCGCACCGAGAAGGACCTCAAGCAGCTCGACGCGCTCCTGGTGCGGCGCGAGGAGGCCTGGGAGTCGGGCGACACGGAGGCCTTCGTGACGGCCGACGCCACCTTCCATCTGGCCGTGGTGGCCGCCTCGCACAACGACGTGATGACCGAGATGTACGCGGACCTCGGCGAGGTGCTGCGGGACTGGCTGCGTGAGGACATCGGCGAGGAGCTGACGCCGGAGACCTACATGGACCACACCCGGCTCGTCGACGCGATCCGCGCGGGCGACCCGGCGTCCGCGGCGGAGGAGGCGGCCGGCTATCCGCTCGTGTGCCGTCCGGGCCGGTTCAGCGCGCCATCTTCCGGTGGCTGA
- a CDS encoding SixA phosphatase family protein, whose protein sequence is MSVAEPRRIVLFRHAKADWPEMTDHERPLADRGRKDAAEAGRRMVDSGIPFDLALCSTATRTRETWKLAVQEFAHRPKTVYEERIYEASPGELIAVLNETPDDVHNAVLVGHNPGVQGLADVLAGTSEGDSRRRMDGRGFPAAAFAVLSFSGPWKALEPGLATLVDFWEPSD, encoded by the coding sequence ATGAGCGTCGCAGAACCCCGCAGGATCGTCCTTTTCCGGCATGCGAAAGCCGACTGGCCCGAGATGACCGACCATGAGCGGCCGCTTGCCGACCGGGGCCGAAAAGATGCAGCGGAAGCCGGACGGCGAATGGTCGACTCGGGCATCCCCTTCGACCTGGCCCTCTGCTCCACCGCGACCCGGACCCGTGAGACCTGGAAGCTCGCCGTGCAGGAGTTTGCGCACCGGCCGAAAACCGTCTACGAGGAGCGGATCTACGAGGCCTCTCCCGGCGAGCTGATCGCCGTACTCAACGAGACCCCGGACGACGTGCACAACGCCGTCCTGGTCGGCCACAACCCGGGCGTGCAGGGCCTCGCGGACGTCCTGGCCGGCACCTCCGAGGGTGACTCCCGACGCCGGATGGACGGCCGCGGCTTCCCGGCCGCCGCCTTCGCCGTCCTGTCGTTCAGCGGCCCCTGGAAGGCCCTGGAGCCGGGCCTGGCCACCCTCGTCGACTTCTGGGAGCCCTCCGACTGA
- the fabI gene encoding enoyl-ACP reductase FabI: protein MSGILEGKRVLISGVLMESSIAFHAAKLAQEQGAEIILTAFPRPTLTERIARKLPKPTKVIELDVTNDEHLGRLADLVGEELGGLDGVVHSIGFAPQDALGGNFLNTPFESVATAMHVSAYSLKSLTMACLPLMQNGGSVVGLTFDAQYAWPQYDWMGPAKAALEATSRYVARDLGKQNIRCNLISAGPLASMAAKSIPGFSDLAAVWDNRSPLEWDLKDPEPAGKGIVALLSDWFPKTTGEIIHVDGGLHAIGA, encoded by the coding sequence ATGAGCGGAATTCTCGAGGGCAAGCGCGTCCTGATCTCCGGTGTGCTGATGGAATCCTCCATCGCCTTCCATGCCGCGAAGCTGGCCCAGGAGCAGGGTGCCGAGATCATCCTGACCGCGTTCCCGCGGCCCACGCTGACCGAGCGCATCGCCAGGAAGCTCCCCAAGCCCACCAAGGTCATCGAGCTCGACGTGACCAACGACGAGCACCTCGGGCGGCTGGCCGACCTCGTCGGTGAGGAGCTCGGCGGCCTCGACGGTGTCGTGCACTCCATCGGCTTCGCGCCGCAGGACGCGCTCGGCGGCAACTTCCTGAACACGCCCTTCGAGTCCGTGGCCACCGCCATGCACGTCTCGGCGTACTCCCTGAAGTCGCTCACCATGGCCTGCCTGCCGCTGATGCAGAACGGCGGCTCGGTCGTCGGCCTCACCTTCGACGCGCAGTACGCCTGGCCGCAGTACGACTGGATGGGCCCGGCCAAGGCCGCCCTGGAGGCCACCAGCCGCTACGTCGCCCGCGACCTGGGCAAGCAGAACATCCGCTGCAACCTCATCTCCGCGGGCCCGCTCGCCTCGATGGCCGCCAAGTCCATCCCCGGCTTCAGCGATCTGGCCGCCGTGTGGGACAACCGCTCCCCGCTGGAGTGGGACCTCAAGGACCCGGAGCCGGCCGGCAAGGGCATCGTCGCCCTGCTGAGCGACTGGTTCCCGAAGACCACGGGCGAGATCATCCACGTCGACGGCGGGCTGCACGCGATCGGCGCGTGA
- the fabG gene encoding 3-oxoacyl-[acyl-carrier-protein] reductase, translated as MSRSVLVTGGNRGIGLAIARAFADAGDKVAITYRSGEPPAGFLAVKCDITDSEQVEQAYKEIEAEHGPVEVLIANAGITKDQLLMRMSEEDFTSVIDTNLTGTFRVVKRANRGMLRAKKGRVVLISSVVGLYGGPGQSNYAASKAALVGFARSLARELGSRNLTFNVVAPGFVDTDMTKALTDEQREAIVKQVPLGRYAQPEEIAATVRFLASDDASYITGAVIPVDGGLGMGH; from the coding sequence TTGAGCCGCTCGGTTCTCGTCACCGGAGGCAACCGGGGCATCGGCCTCGCCATCGCCCGCGCATTCGCCGACGCCGGCGACAAGGTCGCCATCACGTACCGCTCGGGTGAGCCGCCGGCCGGCTTCCTGGCCGTCAAGTGCGACATCACCGACTCCGAGCAGGTGGAGCAGGCCTACAAGGAGATCGAGGCCGAGCACGGCCCGGTCGAGGTTCTGATCGCCAACGCCGGCATCACCAAGGACCAGCTCCTGATGCGTATGTCCGAGGAGGACTTCACCTCGGTCATCGACACCAACCTCACCGGCACCTTCCGTGTGGTCAAGCGCGCCAACCGCGGCATGCTGCGCGCCAAGAAGGGCCGCGTCGTCCTGATCTCCTCGGTCGTCGGCCTCTACGGCGGCCCCGGCCAGTCCAACTACGCGGCCTCCAAGGCAGCCCTGGTCGGCTTCGCGCGGTCCCTCGCCCGTGAGCTGGGCTCGCGCAACCTCACCTTCAACGTCGTCGCGCCCGGCTTCGTCGACACCGACATGACCAAGGCCCTCACCGACGAGCAGCGTGAGGCCATCGTCAAGCAGGTGCCGCTCGGCCGTTACGCGCAGCCGGAGGAGATCGCCGCGACGGTGCGGTTCCTCGCCTCGGACGACGCCTCGTACATCACTGGAGCCGTCATCCCCGTTGACGGCGGACTGGGAATGGGTCACTGA